In one window of Zhihengliuella sp. ISTPL4 DNA:
- a CDS encoding GuaB3 family IMP dehydrogenase-related protein, with the protein MEIELGRGKRARRAYTFDDIAVVPSRRTRNPEDVSTAWTIDAFGFEIPVLGAPMDSVVSPRTAIMLGQLGGLGVLDLEGLWTRYEDPEPLLAEIAGLAEDRATVRMQELYSEPIKPELITRRLAEIREAGVTVAGSLTPQRTQEFYDTVAAAGVDLFVIRGTTVSAEHVSSVAEPLNLKKFIYDLDVPVIVGGAATYTAALHLMRTGAAGVLVGFGGGAASTTRATLGIHAPMATAVSDVAAARRDYLDESGGRYVHVIADGGVGTSGDIVKALAMGADAVMLGVALARATDAPGQGFHWGPEAHHPKLPRGRRVEVGGIGTLEEILYGPAPVADGTANLIGALRKSMATTGYSDLKEFQRVEVVLAPYEA; encoded by the coding sequence ATGGAGATCGAGCTCGGCCGAGGAAAGCGCGCACGTCGCGCGTACACGTTCGACGACATCGCGGTGGTGCCCTCGCGGCGCACGCGCAACCCGGAGGACGTGTCCACCGCGTGGACGATCGACGCCTTCGGGTTCGAGATCCCGGTGCTCGGTGCGCCGATGGACTCGGTCGTCAGCCCGCGCACCGCGATCATGCTCGGCCAGCTCGGCGGTCTGGGGGTGCTCGACCTCGAGGGGCTCTGGACCCGCTACGAGGACCCGGAGCCGCTCCTCGCCGAGATCGCGGGCCTCGCGGAGGACCGCGCGACCGTGCGCATGCAGGAGCTCTACTCGGAGCCCATCAAGCCCGAACTCATCACCCGCCGCCTCGCCGAGATCCGGGAGGCGGGCGTCACCGTCGCCGGCTCTCTCACCCCGCAGCGCACGCAGGAGTTCTACGACACGGTCGCCGCGGCCGGAGTCGACCTGTTCGTCATCCGCGGCACGACCGTCTCCGCCGAGCACGTGTCGAGCGTCGCGGAGCCGCTGAACCTCAAGAAGTTCATCTACGACCTCGATGTGCCCGTCATCGTGGGCGGAGCCGCGACCTACACGGCGGCCCTGCACCTCATGCGCACCGGTGCCGCCGGCGTGCTCGTGGGCTTCGGCGGCGGCGCGGCGTCCACCACCCGTGCCACCCTCGGCATCCACGCGCCCATGGCGACCGCGGTGTCCGATGTGGCGGCCGCGCGTCGCGACTACCTCGACGAGTCCGGCGGGCGCTACGTGCACGTGATCGCCGACGGCGGCGTCGGTACCTCCGGCGACATCGTGAAGGCGCTCGCCATGGGTGCCGACGCGGTCATGCTCGGGGTCGCCCTGGCCCGCGCGACGGACGCCCCCGGCCAGGGATTCCACTGGGGTCCCGAGGCGCACCACCCGAAGCTCCCGCGCGGACGACGCGTCGAGGTGGGCGGCATCGGCACGCTGGAGGAGATCCTCTACGGTCCCGCGCCGGTCGCCGATGGCACCGCGAACCTCATCGGCGCGCTGCGCAAGTCGATGGCCACCACCGGGTACTCCGACCTCAAGGAGTTCCAGCGGGTGGAGGTCGTGCTGGCCCCGTACGAGGCCTGA
- a CDS encoding ABC-F family ATP-binding cassette domain-containing protein, producing the protein MGYIDASGISLTLPDGRPLLDEVSFRVGAGSTSALIGPNGAGKTTLLRIIRGEQPADDGVVTIDGGLGVMDQFVGHGEPGQTVHELLVRVAPTRLRAAAEALEAAENALIDRDEQDTQMAYASAIAEYADAGGYEHETVWDQCTVAALGVPFERARYRELTSLSGGEQKRLALEALLRGPDEVLLLDEPDNYLDVPTKRWLEERLRATDKTVLLVSHDRELLARAADRLITLEPGAAGSTAWVHGGSFATYHQARTDRMDRLDELRRRWDEQHEKLRVLVANLKVKASANDGFASRYQAAQTRLRKFEEAGPPEERPPTQEFDMRLRGARTGKRAVIADRLELTGLMRPFDAEIWYGDRVGVLGSNGSGKSHFLRLLARGGTDPDPSLGYVTAVAEDLPPVEHVGRAALGARVVPGLFAQTHAHPEFVGRTLLEILHRGDDLRDGMPRDAASSALDRYGLVRQAQQPFESLSGGQQARFQVLLLELSGATLLLLDEPTDNLDLESAEALEEALGRFEGTVVAVTHDRWFARSFDRFLVFGTDGEVYESDEPVWDERRVARAR; encoded by the coding sequence GTGGGGTACATCGACGCATCCGGGATCTCGCTGACGCTTCCCGATGGCAGACCGCTTCTCGACGAGGTGTCGTTCCGTGTCGGGGCGGGCTCGACGAGCGCTCTGATCGGACCGAACGGGGCCGGGAAGACGACGCTGCTGCGGATCATCCGCGGCGAGCAGCCGGCCGACGACGGGGTGGTGACCATCGACGGCGGCCTCGGCGTCATGGACCAGTTCGTCGGACACGGCGAGCCGGGCCAGACCGTGCACGAACTGCTCGTGCGAGTGGCTCCGACGCGCCTCCGTGCCGCCGCGGAAGCGCTGGAGGCGGCGGAGAACGCGCTCATCGACCGCGACGAGCAGGACACCCAGATGGCCTACGCCTCCGCCATCGCCGAGTACGCGGACGCCGGCGGCTACGAGCACGAGACGGTCTGGGACCAGTGCACCGTGGCGGCGCTCGGCGTGCCCTTCGAGCGGGCGCGCTACCGCGAGCTCACCTCCCTCTCCGGCGGCGAGCAGAAGCGGCTCGCCCTGGAGGCGCTGCTGCGCGGCCCGGACGAGGTGCTCCTGCTCGACGAGCCGGACAACTACCTCGACGTGCCGACCAAGCGGTGGCTCGAGGAGCGGCTGCGCGCCACCGACAAGACCGTGCTGCTGGTCTCGCACGACCGCGAGCTCCTCGCCAGGGCCGCCGATCGGCTGATCACGCTGGAGCCCGGCGCGGCGGGGTCGACCGCTTGGGTGCACGGCGGGAGCTTCGCCACCTACCACCAGGCGCGCACCGACCGGATGGACCGGCTCGACGAGCTGCGCCGGCGGTGGGACGAGCAGCACGAGAAGCTCCGCGTCCTCGTCGCGAACCTCAAGGTCAAGGCGTCCGCCAACGACGGCTTCGCGTCCCGCTATCAGGCGGCGCAGACGCGGTTGCGGAAGTTCGAGGAGGCGGGCCCGCCCGAGGAGCGGCCCCCGACGCAGGAGTTCGACATGCGCCTCCGCGGCGCCAGGACCGGCAAGCGGGCCGTCATCGCGGACCGGCTGGAGCTGACCGGCCTCATGCGTCCGTTCGACGCCGAGATCTGGTACGGCGACCGCGTCGGCGTGCTCGGCTCCAACGGCTCGGGCAAGTCGCACTTCCTGCGGCTGCTGGCCCGCGGCGGCACCGACCCGGATCCCTCCCTCGGGTACGTGACCGCGGTCGCGGAGGACCTCCCGCCCGTCGAACACGTCGGTCGGGCGGCGCTGGGCGCCCGCGTGGTGCCGGGGCTCTTCGCACAGACCCACGCACATCCGGAGTTCGTCGGCCGCACCCTGCTCGAGATCCTGCACCGGGGGGACGACCTCCGAGACGGGATGCCCCGCGACGCGGCGAGTTCGGCCCTGGACAGGTACGGCCTCGTCCGCCAGGCGCAGCAGCCGTTCGAATCGCTCTCCGGGGGACAGCAGGCGCGGTTCCAGGTGCTCCTCCTCGAACTGTCCGGCGCGACCCTCCTCCTCCTCGACGAGCCGACCGACAACCTCGACCTGGAGTCGGCCGAGGCGCTGGAGGAGGCGCTCGGACGTTTCGAAGGCACCGTGGTGGCGGTCACGCACGACCGGTGGTTCGCGCGCTCCTTCGACCGGTTTCTCGTGTTCGGCACGGACGGCGAGGTCTACGAGTCCGACGAACCGGTGTGGGACGAGCGGCGGGTGGCGCGTGCGCGCTGA
- a CDS encoding SURF1 family protein: MLRGRWIAMLLLCLVVAGVFAWLGQWQLERAIETDPPPPGATEQIRPLDDVVQPGEYLPEPLVGQRVETEGVWVPGDFLVVGSRFNDGVEGYWVTGQLRVDERVSLAVAIGWAPDRAAADAAVERLEAEADGTVVGVAGRIISDEGPSVPPRTDPEQLDRMSPAALLSRWHDIEQLDVYRPYLASTTASAGLVDIASPAPDEQSPVNWLNVFYAAEWVIFAGFAFYLWYRLAKDAWERELEEFEDAEAAAAV; encoded by the coding sequence ATGCTGCGGGGACGCTGGATCGCGATGCTGCTGCTGTGCCTCGTCGTCGCCGGGGTGTTCGCCTGGCTCGGCCAGTGGCAGCTGGAGCGGGCGATCGAGACCGATCCGCCGCCCCCGGGGGCGACCGAGCAGATCCGGCCGCTGGATGACGTCGTGCAGCCGGGGGAGTACCTTCCCGAGCCGCTCGTCGGGCAGCGTGTGGAGACGGAGGGCGTGTGGGTCCCCGGCGACTTCCTCGTCGTCGGGAGCCGGTTCAACGATGGTGTGGAGGGGTACTGGGTCACCGGCCAGCTCCGGGTCGACGAGCGCGTCTCGCTGGCGGTGGCGATCGGCTGGGCTCCGGATCGCGCGGCCGCCGATGCCGCCGTGGAGCGCCTGGAAGCCGAGGCGGACGGCACCGTGGTCGGGGTCGCGGGACGCATCATCTCGGATGAGGGGCCCTCGGTGCCGCCGCGCACCGACCCGGAGCAGCTGGACCGGATGTCCCCTGCCGCCCTGCTGAGCCGCTGGCACGACATCGAGCAGCTCGACGTCTACCGCCCGTACCTCGCCTCGACGACCGCGTCCGCCGGCCTCGTGGACATCGCCTCCCCGGCCCCGGACGAGCAGTCGCCGGTCAACTGGCTCAACGTCTTCTATGCGGCCGAGTGGGTCATCTTCGCGGGCTTCGCGTTCTACCTCTGGTACCGACTGGCCAAGGATGCCTGGGAGCGCGAGCTGGAGGAGTTCGAGGACGCCGAGGCGGCGGCCGCGGTCTGA
- a CDS encoding ExeM/NucH family extracellular endonuclease, which yields MMSAPEHGETLTPVSHRTIRGRVGALAATCVAALSLGSLVAAPASANTEGTGVVINEAYLSGGSAGAAFANKFVELYNPTTAPVTLDGLSLQYRSAAGTGAFNGVAPLKGTIPAGGYFLVQANSNGTNGAALPTPDATTTLSPSGTNGTLALVEGTAAVTLTPGSTVGVDGVVDLLGYGTSNTFETAAATAPTSNTDVRSLNRTAGADADDNKADFALSATITPQNSGGTDPGTDPGEEPGTEPKAVTIAEVQGTGDVSPLSGQRVRVEGVVTADHRTGGYKGIVIQTQGSGGETDATPGASDGVFVFLNALAPTLEIGDLVSVTGTVSEYYGQTQIAPAAVADVSVVTPGAGVPALTPLPDTARGADREQYENMYVAPTGTYRLASSHQLYNYGALWLNAGDDLNVKSTETTRPGADAAAIAAANRANRILLDDAWSIQVTNNGHPGQQPYFTEDTVVRNGDTVDFGSNGYVLQWGFDDWRLQPVVPIDDASPAERKVTFEATNPRPEKAPEVGGDAQVASFNVYNYFTTLKSENPDARGAANAAQFAIQKSKIVSAINGLDAEIVALMEIENSVKLGKPVDTALKDLVAGLNADAGSDVWDYVRTPEALQDPATTDYITNAIIYKKDAVSAVGDSATVTDESVWGNAREPIAQAFDIDGRVVTVVANHLKSKSPPQGAGAEPADGQGFFNADRVKQAQAILAFTDELAESSGSSDMLLIGDFNAYGQEDPIDVFTSQGWSDVAADKAAGQYTYTFDGELGSLDHVIASPSLVSSITGAGVWGINSPEWSDRGYAFGATEEGTPYRSSDHDPILVGVSSEIPPVSIDVVTVNDFHGRIEADGAAAGAAVLAGAVQQFRAANPNTIFAGAGDLIGASTFTSFINDDNPTIDALNAAGLDVSAAGNHEFDQGWEDLRDRVQERADWEYISSNVFLTETGEPALAPAWVKELDGVRVGFVGAVTEDLDSLVSPEGIKDLEVRSIVDSVNAVADDLRDGDAANGEADVVILLVHEGAESTALSAITEDSPLGEIVYGVDEDVDAIVSAHTHLAYNHVIDGRPVVSAGQYGENLGLMNIQVDPETKELLSITNEIKPLTAAGKPLYPAVPEVQAIVDKAKADADVLGAVKVGDITADFNRARQTNGSENRGGESTIGNFVADVQKWSTGADIALMNPGGIRANLTYASTGEKDPDGNVTYREAATIQPFANTLVTMTLTGAQLKSVLEEQWQPTGSARPFLKLGVSEGLVYTYDPSAAQGARITSIALNGTAIDPDAEYTVAANSFLAGGGDNFATFKGIDGKRDTGKIDLQSMVDWFDANKTASPDLAQRAVGVTVSPADADGYRAGDQVTVSLSSLAFSGGEAAPGAVTLSLGDTQLAAGTVDPTIVDTTDEGGRATLTFTVPSGVLGEQQLTVDVPATGTTVPVPFTIAGEEEFAGTIALGSSKVAAGKKLQVTGEGYQPGETVTVELRPKKGQGVEVGTVQVRQDGTFSTSVTVPKNAQPGKYTVAVAQADGDEATATVTVNRAGGIGGIIKDIVDWLWDLLTGWF from the coding sequence ATGATGTCCGCTCCTGAGCACGGGGAGACCCTGACCCCCGTCTCGCACCGCACAATCCGAGGGCGCGTGGGCGCTCTCGCCGCGACGTGCGTCGCCGCCCTGAGCCTCGGCTCGCTGGTGGCCGCGCCCGCGTCGGCGAACACCGAGGGCACCGGGGTGGTGATCAACGAGGCCTATCTGTCCGGAGGCAGCGCCGGTGCGGCGTTCGCGAACAAGTTCGTGGAGCTGTACAACCCGACGACGGCGCCCGTCACCCTCGACGGCCTGTCGCTGCAGTACCGCTCCGCGGCGGGCACCGGCGCCTTCAACGGCGTCGCACCGCTGAAGGGGACGATCCCCGCGGGCGGCTACTTCCTCGTGCAGGCGAACAGCAACGGCACCAACGGTGCCGCGCTCCCGACACCCGACGCCACCACGACGCTGAGCCCGAGCGGTACCAACGGCACCCTGGCCCTCGTCGAGGGCACCGCGGCGGTCACTCTGACCCCCGGCTCGACGGTCGGCGTCGACGGTGTGGTCGACCTCCTCGGCTATGGCACCTCGAACACCTTCGAGACGGCGGCGGCCACCGCGCCCACGAGCAACACCGACGTCCGGTCGCTGAACCGCACCGCGGGCGCCGACGCGGACGACAACAAGGCGGACTTCGCCCTGTCGGCGACCATCACCCCGCAGAACTCCGGCGGCACGGACCCCGGAACCGATCCGGGCGAGGAGCCGGGGACGGAGCCGAAGGCCGTCACCATCGCCGAGGTCCAGGGCACCGGCGACGTCTCGCCGCTCTCCGGACAGCGCGTCCGTGTCGAGGGCGTCGTCACCGCCGACCACCGCACCGGTGGCTACAAGGGCATCGTGATCCAGACGCAGGGCTCGGGCGGCGAGACCGACGCGACTCCGGGCGCTTCGGACGGCGTGTTCGTGTTCCTGAACGCGCTGGCTCCCACGCTCGAGATCGGCGACCTCGTCTCGGTGACCGGCACCGTGAGCGAGTACTACGGCCAGACCCAGATCGCTCCGGCCGCGGTGGCCGATGTCTCGGTCGTCACCCCCGGCGCAGGCGTCCCCGCCCTCACCCCGCTCCCGGACACCGCCCGCGGTGCCGACCGCGAGCAGTACGAGAACATGTACGTCGCCCCCACCGGCACGTACCGGCTCGCCTCCAGCCACCAGCTGTACAACTACGGCGCGCTGTGGCTGAACGCCGGCGACGACCTCAACGTCAAGAGCACCGAGACCACGCGGCCCGGCGCCGACGCCGCGGCCATCGCGGCCGCGAACCGCGCCAACCGCATCCTGCTCGACGACGCCTGGTCGATCCAGGTGACGAACAACGGCCACCCCGGTCAGCAGCCGTACTTCACGGAGGACACGGTCGTCCGCAACGGCGACACCGTCGACTTCGGGTCCAACGGCTACGTGCTCCAGTGGGGCTTCGACGACTGGCGCCTGCAGCCCGTCGTCCCGATCGACGACGCCTCCCCGGCGGAGCGCAAGGTCACCTTCGAGGCGACGAACCCGCGTCCCGAGAAGGCTCCGGAGGTCGGCGGTGACGCGCAGGTGGCGTCGTTCAACGTCTACAACTACTTCACCACGCTGAAGAGCGAGAACCCCGACGCCCGGGGCGCAGCGAACGCGGCCCAGTTCGCGATCCAGAAGTCCAAGATCGTCTCGGCCATCAACGGCCTCGACGCCGAGATCGTGGCGCTGATGGAGATCGAGAACTCGGTCAAGCTCGGCAAGCCCGTCGACACCGCCCTGAAGGACCTCGTCGCCGGCCTCAACGCCGACGCGGGCTCCGACGTGTGGGACTACGTGCGCACGCCCGAGGCCCTGCAGGACCCGGCGACGACGGACTACATCACCAACGCGATCATCTACAAGAAGGACGCCGTGAGCGCGGTCGGCGACAGTGCCACCGTCACCGACGAGTCCGTGTGGGGCAACGCCCGCGAGCCGATCGCGCAGGCGTTCGACATCGACGGCCGCGTCGTCACCGTCGTCGCCAACCACCTGAAGTCGAAGTCCCCGCCGCAGGGTGCCGGCGCGGAGCCCGCCGACGGCCAGGGGTTCTTCAACGCCGACCGGGTGAAGCAGGCGCAGGCCATCCTCGCCTTCACGGACGAGCTGGCCGAGAGCAGCGGCAGCAGCGACATGCTGCTGATCGGCGACTTCAACGCCTACGGGCAGGAGGACCCGATCGACGTGTTCACCTCGCAGGGGTGGAGCGACGTGGCCGCCGACAAGGCCGCAGGGCAGTACACGTACACGTTCGACGGGGAGCTCGGCTCGCTCGACCACGTGATCGCCTCGCCCTCGCTCGTCTCCTCGATCACGGGCGCTGGCGTGTGGGGCATCAACTCGCCGGAATGGAGCGACCGCGGCTACGCGTTCGGCGCCACCGAAGAGGGCACCCCGTACCGGTCCAGCGACCACGACCCGATCCTCGTCGGCGTCTCCTCGGAGATCCCGCCGGTGAGCATCGACGTCGTGACGGTGAACGACTTCCACGGCCGTATCGAGGCCGACGGGGCCGCGGCCGGCGCCGCCGTGCTGGCGGGCGCGGTGCAGCAGTTCCGCGCGGCGAACCCGAACACGATCTTCGCCGGAGCCGGCGACCTCATCGGTGCGTCGACGTTCACCTCCTTCATCAACGATGACAACCCGACGATCGACGCGCTCAACGCCGCCGGCCTCGACGTGAGCGCTGCGGGCAACCACGAGTTCGATCAGGGCTGGGAAGACCTGCGCGACCGGGTGCAGGAGCGCGCGGACTGGGAGTACATCTCCTCGAACGTCTTCCTCACCGAGACCGGTGAGCCCGCGCTCGCCCCGGCCTGGGTCAAGGAGCTCGACGGCGTCCGCGTCGGTTTCGTCGGCGCCGTCACCGAGGACCTCGACTCGCTCGTCTCTCCCGAGGGCATCAAGGATCTCGAGGTGCGCAGCATCGTCGACTCGGTGAACGCCGTGGCCGACGACCTGCGCGACGGTGACGCCGCCAACGGCGAAGCCGACGTCGTCATCCTGCTCGTGCACGAGGGAGCGGAGAGCACCGCGCTGTCCGCCATCACCGAGGACTCGCCGCTCGGCGAGATCGTCTACGGGGTCGATGAGGATGTGGACGCGATCGTCTCGGCGCACACCCACCTCGCGTACAACCACGTCATCGACGGCCGACCGGTCGTCTCGGCGGGTCAGTACGGCGAGAACCTCGGTCTCATGAACATCCAGGTCGACCCGGAGACGAAGGAGTTGCTCTCGATCACCAACGAGATCAAGCCGCTCACCGCCGCGGGCAAGCCGCTGTACCCGGCCGTGCCGGAGGTGCAGGCCATCGTCGACAAGGCGAAGGCCGACGCCGACGTGCTCGGTGCCGTCAAGGTCGGCGACATCACCGCCGACTTCAACCGCGCGCGGCAGACCAACGGCTCGGAGAACCGCGGCGGCGAGTCCACCATCGGCAACTTCGTCGCCGACGTGCAGAAGTGGTCCACCGGAGCGGACATCGCTCTCATGAACCCGGGCGGCATCCGTGCCAACCTGACCTACGCGTCCACGGGCGAGAAGGATCCCGACGGCAATGTGACGTACCGCGAGGCGGCGACGATCCAGCCGTTCGCCAACACGCTCGTGACGATGACCCTCACCGGGGCGCAGCTCAAGAGCGTGCTGGAGGAGCAGTGGCAGCCGACCGGTTCGGCGCGGCCGTTCCTCAAGCTGGGCGTCTCCGAGGGGTTGGTCTACACGTACGACCCCTCGGCGGCCCAGGGGGCACGGATCACCTCGATCGCGCTGAACGGCACGGCGATCGATCCGGACGCGGAGTACACCGTGGCGGCGAACTCGTTCCTCGCCGGAGGTGGCGACAACTTCGCCACCTTCAAGGGGATCGACGGGAAGCGCGACACCGGCAAGATCGACCTGCAGTCCATGGTCGACTGGTTCGACGCGAACAAGACGGCCTCACCTGACCTCGCTCAGCGCGCGGTCGGCGTGACGGTCAGCCCCGCGGACGCCGACGGCTACCGCGCCGGCGACCAGGTGACGGTCTCCCTCTCCTCGCTGGCCTTCAGCGGTGGCGAGGCGGCTCCCGGGGCGGTCACGCTGTCGCTCGGTGACACGCAGCTCGCGGCCGGCACGGTCGACCCGACCATCGTGGACACCACGGACGAGGGCGGCCGGGCGACCCTCACCTTCACGGTGCCGTCCGGGGTGCTCGGTGAGCAGCAGCTCACGGTCGATGTCCCGGCGACGGGCACGACGGTGCCGGTGCCGTTCACCATCGCCGGTGAAGAGGAGTTCGCGGGGACCATCGCGCTCGGCTCCTCGAAGGTGGCCGCGGGGAAGAAGCTCCAGGTCACCGGCGAGGGCTACCAGCCCGGCGAGACCGTGACGGTGGAGCTCCGCCCGAAGAAGGGCCAGGGCGTCGAGGTCGGCACGGTGCAGGTCCGTCAGGACGGCACGTTCAGCACCTCGGTGACGGTGCCGAAGAACGCCCAGCCCGGGAAGTACACCGTCGCGGTGGCGCAGGCCGACGGGGACGAGGCCACCGCCACGGTCACCGTCAACCGCGCCGGCGGTATCGGCGGGATCATCAAGGACATCGTCGACTGGCTGTGGGACCTCCTGACCGGATGGTTCTGA